From the Lolium rigidum isolate FL_2022 chromosome 2, APGP_CSIRO_Lrig_0.1, whole genome shotgun sequence genome, one window contains:
- the LOC124690110 gene encoding ethylene receptor 3-like: LALLAPAVAAGDDDAEYAHCNCDGGGGGGFWSIENIFKWQKVSDLLIAAAYFSIPLEILYFVAGLRHLLPFRWVLVQFGAFIVLCGLTHLLTAFTYEPHAFALVLLLTAAKFLTALVSFLTAITLLTLIPQLLRVKVRESLLWIKARELDREVDLMKQQEEASWHVRMLTQEIRKSLDRHTVLYTTLIELSRVLGLSNCAVWMPAPQDKAAMHLTHELRRGGNVDGLVAIAVDDADVVEVRRSDDVKLLGPDSALASASGGGKEDTGTVAAIRMPMLKVSDFKGGTPEVIQTSYAVLVLVPPSGKNWGAHELEIVEVVADQVAVALSHASLLEESQAMRDRLAEQNRELLQARRDTLMANEARDAFQHVMSQGMRQPIHTILGLVSVVQEDNLTPEQKLVVDTMGRTATVVSTLINDVMEMSATNRERFPLETRPFPLHSMIRDAACVSRCLCDFRGFGFAVHVENTLPNLVIGDERRIFHVLLHMVGNLISRIDSGHVTFRVRADDEVTEDTLGQRWDPWRPSYSSGYSSVKFVIGVKSQQSADSMSSQGQFLRKPIGEGFDLRLSFSMCRKLVQMMQGNIWAVLDGQGVPESMTLVLRFQLQPPLAPSSTGGSFEQQYTSPSCQLTGLKVLLIDDDDINMVVARKLLEKLGCVVSSLPSGSGFLNSVGPSSSVYQVVMVNLEMTRVNALDVAARVRQYRSGRWPFVMAMTSEQSVWEKCAQSGINGILRKPVVMLEMKEELTRILQSA; the protein is encoded by the exons ctggccCTCCTCGCGCCAGCCGtggcggccggcgacgacgacgcggagTACGCGCACTGCaactgcgacggcggcggcggcggcgggttctgGAGCATCGAGAACATCTTCAAGTGGCAGAAGGTGAGCGACCTGCTCATCGCGGCCGCCTACTTCTCCATCCCGCTCGAGATCCTCTACTTCGTCGCCGGCCTCCGCCACCTGCTCCCGTTCCGCTGGGTGCTCGTCCAGTTCGGCGCCTTCATCGTGCTCTGCGGCCTCACCCACCTGCTCACCGCCTTCACCTACGAGCCGCACGCCTTCGCGCTGGTCCTCCTGCTCACCGCCGCCAAGTTCCTCACCGCGCTCGTCTCCTTCCTCACCGCCATCACGCTGCTCACGCTCATCCCGCAGCTGCTCCGGGTCAAGGTCCGCGAGAGCCTGCTCTGGATCAAGGCCCGCGAGCTCGACCGCGAGGTCGACCTCATGAAGCAGCAGGAGGAGGCCAGCTGGCACGTCCGGATGCTCACCCAGGAGATCCGCAAGTCGCTCGACCGCCACACCGTGCTCTACACCACCCTCATCGAGCTCTCCAGGGTGCTCGGCCTCAGCAACTGCGCCGTCTGGATGCCCGCCCCCCAGGACAAGGCCGCCATGCACCTCACGCACGAGCTCCGGCGCGGCGGCAATGTCGATGGCCTCGTCGCCATTGCGGTGGACGATGCCGATGTTGTCGAGGTCAGGAGGAGTGATGACGTAAAGCTGCTCGGCCCGGACTCCGCGCTTGCTTCCGCGAGCGGCGGGGGTAAGGAGGACACCGGCACCGTGGCGGCCATACGGATGCCCATGCTCAAGGTGTCGGATTTCAAGGGCGGCACGCCGGAGGTGATCCAGACTAGCTACGCTGTGCTGGTGCTTGTGCCTCCCAGCGGCAAGAATTGGGGCGCTCACGAGCTGGAGATCGTCGAGGTGGTCGCTGACCAGGTTGCCGTCGCTCTCTCGCACGCGTCTTTACTCGAAGAATCCCAGGCGATGCGAGACCGGCTCGCCGAGCAGAACCGTGAGCTGCTGCAGGCGAGGCGGGACACGCTCATGGCGAATGAGGCCCGGGATGCGTTCCAGCATGTCATGAGCCAGGGAATGCGGCAGCCGATCCACACCATCCTCGGCCTCGTGTCCGTGGTGCAGGAGGACAACCTCACGCCCGAGCAGAAGCTTGTCGTCGACACCATGGGGAGGACGGCCACCGTCGTCTCGACGCTCATCAACGACGTGATGGAGATGTCCGCCACCAACCGGGAACGCTTCCCCCTGGAGACACGGCCATTCCCCTTGCACTCGATGATCAGGGATGCCGCCTGCGTTTCGAGGTGTCTCTGTGACTTCAGGGGGTTCGGCTTTGCGGTGCACGTCGAGAATACGCTGCCGAACCTTGTCATAGGTGATGAGAGGAGGATCTTCCATGTCCTCCTCCACATGGTAGGCAATCTCATTAGTCGGATCGACTCGGGGCATGTCACGTTCCGGGTGCGTGCCGATGACGAGGTCACCGAGGATACCCTTGGGCAGAGGTGGGATCCCTGGAGGCCAAGCTACTCAAGTGGCTACTCTTCGGTTAAGTTTGTTATCGGGGTGAAGAGCCAGCAGAGCGCCGACTCGATGTCATCCCAGGGACAGTTCTTACGGAAGCCAATTGGTGAGGGTTTTGATCTCAGGCTTAGCTTCAGCATGTGCAGAAAGCTTGTGCAG ATGATGCAAGGGAACATATGGGCAGTTCTTGATGGGCAAGGAGTGCCGGAGAGCATGACCCTGGTCCTGAGATTCCAGCTGCAACCACCCCTTGCGCCATCCAGTACTGGAGGATCATTCGAGCAGCAATACACATCGCCGTCGTGCCAGCTAACAGGGCTGAAAGTCCTGCTCATCGACGATGACGACATAAACATGGTCGTTGCCCGGAAGCTCCTGGagaagcttggttgtgttgtctcCTCGCTCCCCTCAGGATCAGGGTTCCTGAACTCGGTCGGCCCCTCCTCGTCCGTGTATCAGGTCGTCATGGTGAACCTTGAGATGACAAGGGTGAACGCGTTGGACGTCGCCGCCAGGGTCCGGCAGTACAGGAGCGGCCGCTGGCCCTTCGTGATGGCCATGACGTCCGAGCAGAGCGTGTGGGAGAAGTGCGCGCAATCCGGGATCAACGGCATCCTCAGGAAGCCGGTCGTCATGCTGGAAATGAAAGAAGAGCTCACTCGAATTCTTCAGAGCGCATGA
- the LOC124687253 gene encoding protein PSK SIMULATOR 1-like — protein sequence MGGVCSAGITGDRSPVELSFRAFSGFVVDQEFKAFSVAAGKAHGKNKTTPIEEADGLSFSEKGSPPSTSGQARRSVSNDSHLTRAPSEKHKAAKPRLSTSGKVSDRASVFGRASTSAVQVLDTLSSGMSSLSTGGGGFASGPPTKGNRVSILAFEVANTIVKGMTLMQSMSKENLKYLKETVLRSQAVQRLVSSDVDELMRIAAADKRQELRVFSREVIRFGNRCKDPQWHNLDRYFSKLESEIVPQPNLKETAKAEMQQLMTLVRHTADLYHELHALDRFEQDYRRKLEEEKQSVVFERGDTVQIIRQELKSQRKHVQNLKKKSLWNKILDDVMEKLVEIVHCLHVEIQDAFGPCDGGVQLDESSESHQTLGSVGLSLHYANIISQIDNIVSRSSVPPQSTRDTLYQGLPPNVKSALRTRLQTCPEPQEVPITQTRSSLEKTLQWIVPVASNTARAHHGFGWVGEWANTGNDLMRRTPGHPEVLKIETLHHADKAKAEACILELVVWLHRLISYNNGSSLAGPGGRSPARSPPSSTAPRLPPSKPALLTREDREMLQEVYMRRQRGAPGKSKSQELTSTTAAARRSSAAAALNRDDRLSKSSNHSLFLLARRPHAVAPVAVGFDIDGIEARGVIGRANVQKQS from the exons ATGGGCGGCGTCTGCTCGGCGGGGATCACCGGTGACAGGTCGCCGGTGGAGCTCTCCTTCAGGGCCTTCTCTGGGTTCGTGGTGGACCAGGAGTTCAAGGCCTTCTCAGTGGCGGCCGGCAAAGCGCATGGCAAGAACAAGACCACGCCGATCGAGGAGGCCGACGGGTTGAGCTTCTCCGAGAAGGGCTCGCCCCCGTCTACCAGCGGCCAGGCTCGCCGATCGGTTTCCAACGATTCGCATCTGACCCGTGCCCCGTCGGAGAAGCACAAGGCCGCGAAGCCCAGGCTGAGCACCTCCGGCAAG GTTTCAGACAGAGCGTCAGTGTTTGGTAGAGCGAGCACCTCAGCGGTACAGGTTCTAGACACACTGAGCAGCGGCATGTCAAGCTTGAGCACCGGAGGGGGCGGGTTCGCGTCCGGGCCGCCCACGAAGGGGAACCGTGTGTCTATCCTCGCATTTGAGGTCGCCAACACAATAGTGAAGGGCATGACCCTCATGCAGTCTATGTCCAAAGAGAACCTCAAGTATCTCAAGGAGACGGTGCTCCGATCACAAGCTGTACAGCGTCTAGTCTCGAGCGACGTGGATGAGCTGATGAGGATCGCCGCAGCAGACAAGAG GCAAGAGCTGAGAGTGTTCTCGCGAGAGGTGATCAGATTTGGTAACCGTTGCAAGGATCCCCAGTGGCACAATCTTGATCGCTACTTTTCCAA GCTAGAATCCGAAATTGTACCCCAGCCAAActtaaaagaaacagcaaaagcagAGATGCAGCAGCTGATGACCCTTGTTCGGCACACGGCT GATCTCTACCATGAATTACATGCGTTGGATAGGTTTGAGCAAGACTATCGCCGTAAACTGGAGGAGGAGAAACAGTCAGTTGTATTTGAAAGAG GGGACACTGTTCAGATTATAAGACAAGAATTGAAGAGCCAAAGGAAGCATGTACAGAACTTGAAGAAAAAATCTCTTTGGAATAAGATACTTGACGAT GTCATGGAGAAGCTTGTAGAAATTGTTCATTGCTTACATGTTGAGATTCAAGATGCTTTTGGGCCTTGTG ATGGAGGTGTACAATTGGATGAATCTTCCGAGAGCCATCAGACATTAGGATCAGTTGGCCTATCGTTGCACTATGCAAATATCATTTCGCAGATTGATAACATC GTTTCCCGGAGCTCTGTTCCCCCGCAAAGTACACGAGACACACTgtaccaagggctgcctccaaatgtCAAGTCTGCTCTTCGAACGCGATTGCAAACATGCCCAGAGCCTCAAGAG GTTCCAATCACCCAGACCAGATCCTCGTTGGAGAAAACGTTGCAATGGATCGTCCCTGTCGCCAGTAACACGGCTAG AGCACACCATGGATTCGGATGGGTCGGCGAATGGGCAAACACAGG GAATGATCTGATGCGGAGGACGCCCGGCCACCCCGAGGTGCTCAAGATCGAGACGCTTCACCACGCGGACAAGGCCAAGGCGGAGGCGTGCATCCTGGAGTTGGTGGTGTGGCTCCACCGCCTCATCAGCTACAACAATGGCAGCAGCCTGGCCGGCCCAGGAGGCAGATCCCCCGCCCGCTCTCCGCCGTCCTCCACGGCGCCCAGGCTGCCGCCCAGCAAGCCGGCACTGCTCACGAGGGAGGACCGGGAGATGCTGCAGGAGGTGTACATGCGGCGGCAGCGGGGGGCTCCCGGAAAGAGCAAGAGCCAGGAACTCACGTCGACGACGGCCGCCGCCCGcaggtcgtcggcggcggcggcgctgaacAGGGACGACAGGCTGAGCAAGAGCAGCAACCACTCTCTGTTCCTCCTGGCGAGGCGGCCACACGCCGTGGCGCCCGTCGCCGTCGGCTTCGACATCGATGGCATCGAGGCGCGGGGCGTCATCGGCAGAGCGAACGTCCAGAAACAATCGTGA